Proteins encoded in a region of the Triticum dicoccoides isolate Atlit2015 ecotype Zavitan chromosome 3A, WEW_v2.0, whole genome shotgun sequence genome:
- the LOC119273397 gene encoding nascent polypeptide-associated complex subunit alpha-like protein 1, whose translation MTVAELLRADLEEHEIEEDEPTLEDDDDDEDDTEDENEKDDDDVEGGDAGGRSRQSRSEKKSRKAMEKLGMKAITGVSRVTIKKSKTVMYVLSKPDVFKSSQSDTYVMFGELKVEDPSTQLPTQAAEQFKAPGLSSVISKDEPSVATAQDDEEVDDTDVDQKDVELVMTQTSVSRSRAVKVLKAVDGDIVSAIMELTN comes from the exons ATGACGGTCGCCGAGCTGCTCCGCGCCGATCTCGAGGAGCACGAGATCGAG GAAGATGAGCCTACccttgaggatgatgatgacgacgaagatgATACCGAGGATGAGAATGAAAAAGATGACGATGATGTTGAGG GAGGTGATGCTGGTGGAAGATCTAGGCAGAGTAGGAGTGAGAAGAAGAGCAGGAAAGCCATGGAGAAGCTTGGCATGAAGGCCATTACTGGTGTGAGCCGTGTAACTATCAAGAAGAGCAAGACC GTTATGTATGTCCTCTCGAAGCCAGATGTGTTCAAGAGCTCGCAGTCAGACACCTATGTCATGTTCGGGGAGCTCAAGGTCGAGGACCCGAGCACTCAGCTGCCGACACAAGCGGCGGAACAGTTCAAGGCGCCAGGCCTGAGCAGTGTGATCTCGAAGGACGAGCCATCCGTGGCAACAGCCCAGGACGATGAGGAGGTCGATGACACTGACGTTGACCAGAAGGACGTCGAGCTCGTGATGACGCAGACCTCGGTGTCGAGATCCAGGGCTGTGAAGGTGCTCAAGGCTGTGGATGGCGACATTGTCAGCGCCATCATGGAGTTGACTAACTAG